From a region of the Falsibacillus albus genome:
- a CDS encoding ROK family transcriptional regulator gives MSLIGQNTLRTKHLNRALVLQTLLRLNMPSRQEIASYTKLTPATITNIINELIQEGLVMEIGSMATEQRKAGRKTILLDLVEEARMVLAVHIRSDKVELAIVTLKGKVVYDTSFNMPANADQEQFLDFLIEKIEGFISEHKNTKIACIGIGSVGLVDFDNGLIIEAEHMGWRQFELTKIISEHFKVPAYIDHHVRGMALAEKMFGSCKRHSDFLCVFIGQGIGSGMYLKDQLYRSEGTGAGEIGHMTYQPEGRLCWCGNRGCLERYASEGAILAELDFTSIDQIITEYRNGSSPVIKEIEAATKKISVVLTSFINMFHVQKVIIGGKLTQNDMPLVRQIEYEVNHQSFLAKRRKVEIHPSNMEEHIGVIGAASIALLYGVYSAKAE, from the coding sequence ATGTCATTGATCGGCCAAAATACATTGCGAACAAAACATTTAAATAGAGCATTGGTCCTGCAAACATTGTTGAGATTGAACATGCCTTCAAGGCAGGAGATTGCTTCGTATACGAAACTTACACCTGCAACGATCACGAATATCATTAATGAATTGATACAGGAAGGCCTGGTAATGGAGATTGGCAGCATGGCCACGGAGCAAAGGAAAGCTGGACGCAAAACGATCCTTCTGGATTTGGTGGAGGAAGCACGGATGGTGCTGGCGGTGCATATTCGCAGTGATAAGGTTGAACTGGCGATTGTAACGCTGAAAGGGAAGGTCGTTTATGATACTTCCTTCAACATGCCAGCTAATGCTGACCAAGAACAATTCCTTGATTTTTTGATAGAGAAAATTGAAGGGTTTATATCCGAACATAAGAACACAAAGATAGCATGCATCGGGATCGGATCGGTAGGCCTTGTCGATTTTGACAATGGCTTGATTATAGAAGCAGAGCACATGGGATGGAGACAATTTGAGCTGACTAAGATCATTTCTGAACATTTCAAAGTCCCTGCTTATATCGATCATCATGTAAGAGGCATGGCCCTTGCTGAAAAAATGTTTGGTTCATGTAAGAGACATTCGGATTTTTTGTGTGTATTTATCGGACAGGGGATTGGTTCGGGCATGTACTTGAAGGACCAGCTCTATAGAAGCGAGGGCACAGGGGCAGGTGAAATCGGGCATATGACATATCAGCCTGAAGGAAGGCTTTGTTGGTGCGGTAATCGAGGGTGTCTTGAAAGATACGCATCAGAGGGGGCCATCTTGGCGGAGCTCGACTTCACCTCCATCGATCAAATCATTACTGAGTATCGAAATGGCAGCTCTCCAGTGATAAAAGAAATAGAAGCAGCCACTAAGAAGATATCCGTTGTGCTGACATCGTTCATCAATATGTTTCATGTGCAAAAAGTCATCATTGGCGGAAAACTAACTCAAAATGACATGCCGCTTGTCCGTCAGATCGAATATGAAGTGAATCATCAATCCTTCTTGGCTAAAAGAAGAAAAGTCGAGATCCACCCTTCCAATATGGAGGAGCATATCGGTGTCATTGGGGCTGCCAGTATAGCTCTGCTATATGGGGTTTACTCGGCAAAAGCAGAATGA
- a CDS encoding APC family permease translates to MAQKSKKGRFKRDLSTLDLTFLGIGSIIGSGWLYAAATGAQYAGGYAWISWLLGAVIIILIGLVYSELGAAMPVAGGFVRYPDFTHGSLVGFLIGFISMLAYSAVVSIEAQAVRGYLEYWFGGLGYKDGTPTFWGFVVQISLILLFFLLNYWSVNFFGKLNSFLTIFKFVVPVIIISVLLMHFNAANFHVNGAKPGGIKGIFAAVTGAGIVFAFNGFRQPIEFAGEAKKPERGIPFAIILSVLIGLLIYLLLQLAFLGAVPPDMLQDGGWSSLHFESPWADLASAIGLVWLANLVLIDAVISPSATGNIYFSATARSLFAWAKNGYFFKVFQKIDPRTGLPRSALWLTLFLSILWMMPARFQAWKDLVDASTSAKALTFVVGPVSLMALRHKMPDMKRPFFLKAANFLAPLAFVAATLVVYWSKWKVISFLMPIIILSLVLYFIFTYKEKEFTKDMIKLHLKSGSWVIFYYIYLMLMSYIGSYGPLDHFIFTAPTDTIVTAVGSLIFYYWGVHAALDEPRVEVADSEEATKV, encoded by the coding sequence ATGGCACAGAAAAGTAAAAAAGGCCGTTTCAAAAGAGATTTGAGCACACTTGATTTAACATTTTTGGGAATCGGCTCAATCATCGGCTCAGGCTGGTTGTATGCAGCCGCAACAGGGGCTCAATATGCAGGAGGGTATGCATGGATTTCATGGCTGCTCGGGGCAGTCATCATCATTTTAATTGGACTTGTCTACTCAGAGCTTGGTGCTGCCATGCCGGTCGCCGGCGGATTCGTCCGATATCCTGACTTTACACACGGGTCGCTTGTCGGATTCTTGATCGGCTTCATTTCAATGCTTGCCTATTCTGCGGTTGTCAGCATCGAGGCGCAGGCAGTAAGGGGCTATTTGGAGTATTGGTTCGGCGGTCTTGGTTATAAGGATGGGACGCCGACATTCTGGGGATTCGTCGTCCAGATCAGTTTAATCTTATTGTTCTTTTTATTGAATTATTGGAGCGTCAACTTTTTTGGAAAACTAAATTCTTTCTTAACCATTTTTAAATTTGTCGTCCCTGTCATTATCATCAGTGTGTTATTGATGCATTTCAATGCCGCGAATTTCCATGTAAACGGCGCCAAGCCCGGCGGGATCAAGGGAATATTTGCTGCAGTCACCGGTGCAGGGATCGTCTTTGCCTTCAATGGGTTCCGGCAGCCGATCGAATTTGCCGGGGAAGCGAAGAAACCGGAAAGGGGCATACCGTTCGCGATTATTTTGTCCGTTTTGATTGGTCTATTAATATATCTATTGCTGCAGCTGGCTTTTTTAGGCGCTGTACCACCGGATATGCTTCAAGACGGCGGATGGAGTTCCCTTCACTTCGAATCTCCATGGGCAGACCTTGCAAGCGCAATCGGATTGGTCTGGCTTGCCAATCTTGTACTGATCGATGCAGTCATCTCTCCTTCGGCTACAGGGAACATATATTTCTCAGCAACCGCACGCTCCCTATTTGCCTGGGCGAAAAATGGATACTTTTTTAAAGTGTTTCAAAAAATCGATCCACGGACAGGCTTGCCTCGCTCTGCGCTCTGGCTGACCCTATTCCTGTCCATCTTATGGATGATGCCTGCGCGGTTCCAGGCATGGAAAGACCTCGTTGATGCCAGCACTTCAGCCAAGGCGTTGACATTCGTTGTGGGCCCGGTATCCCTTATGGCATTGAGGCATAAAATGCCGGATATGAAACGGCCATTCTTTTTGAAGGCAGCAAACTTTTTGGCACCGCTGGCATTCGTTGCCGCAACGCTGGTCGTTTATTGGAGCAAATGGAAGGTCATCTCATTCTTGATGCCTATCATCATTTTATCTCTGGTCCTTTATTTCATCTTTACGTATAAGGAAAAAGAGTTCACGAAAGACATGATCAAGCTCCACCTAAAATCCGGATCTTGGGTCATCTTCTATTACATTTACTTGATGCTGATGTCTTATATCGGAAGCTATGGCCCGCTCGACCATTTTATCTTCACCGCTCCGACAGATACCATCGTAACGGCGGTGGGATCGTTGATCTTCTATTATTGGGGGGTTCATGCCGCACTCGATGAACCGAGAGTGGAGGTTGCCGACTCAGAGGAAGCAACAAAGGTTTAA
- a CDS encoding sugar phosphate isomerase/epimerase family protein gives MKLGYLTNSLVHHGITDLNEIVDWSIQHGFQALEIGPNIPFDQLKRVIEEKSITISALTYCRNFLSANEDEANHHRMELKSRVEKAGELGIPMVVTSTGICSDARGDFYDDFDAIRSKPENSLDQVCSFFDEIIQLAERVNVKVAFENCPLMGNIAISPDLWAALFEKLDSPNAGLAYDPSHLIWQFIDPYLPIKEFNERIIHVHAKDTEIDHERLKRKGFLTDFSWWRYRLPGLGELKWSKFLSELAEIGYEGTISIEHEDPVWGGDLEKTKQGLLLSKRTLENQPSFF, from the coding sequence ATGAAGCTTGGATATTTGACCAACAGTTTGGTCCATCATGGAATTACTGATTTAAATGAGATTGTGGATTGGTCGATCCAACATGGATTTCAGGCATTGGAAATCGGGCCGAATATCCCATTTGACCAATTAAAGAGAGTGATTGAAGAAAAAAGTATTACCATCTCTGCTCTGACTTATTGCAGGAACTTTCTCAGCGCAAATGAGGATGAAGCGAATCACCATCGCATGGAGCTTAAGTCGCGCGTGGAAAAGGCAGGAGAACTAGGGATTCCAATGGTGGTCACCTCTACAGGAATCTGTTCCGATGCCAGAGGGGATTTCTACGATGACTTCGATGCCATCAGGTCCAAGCCGGAGAACAGTCTGGATCAAGTGTGCTCATTCTTCGATGAAATCATTCAATTGGCAGAACGGGTCAATGTAAAAGTGGCATTTGAAAACTGCCCGCTTATGGGGAACATTGCTATCTCACCTGATTTATGGGCTGCCTTGTTTGAAAAGCTTGATTCACCAAATGCAGGTCTGGCATATGATCCCTCCCATCTGATCTGGCAGTTTATCGATCCATATCTGCCCATTAAAGAATTCAACGAGAGAATCATCCATGTCCATGCCAAAGATACGGAGATCGACCATGAACGCCTTAAAAGAAAAGGTTTTCTAACTGACTTCAGTTGGTGGAGGTACCGCCTCCCAGGCCTGGGTGAATTAAAATGGTCAAAATTCCTTTCAGAGCTAGCGGAAATTGGATATGAGGGAACGATCAGCATCGAACATGAGGACCCGGTTTGGGGCGGAGATCTGGAAAAGACCAAACAAGGACTGCTCCTCTCCAAGCGTACGCTTGAAAATCAGCCCAGCTTCTTTTAA
- a CDS encoding DUF3900 domain-containing protein — translation MDFQINFLSFYVVNVEGKGENADKRFKHFQTLNEQEYENGPLREFLDGELAKIVKRKVTRHPKTEEVPTKIGYFIVEEGHDLTSNPNFNLFHRVRYAEDKDVFQTECEKFAAAYVDTSAVRGGVFLVAQAKMRKYFDEPFVFILKCDFEPKVASISDESTLIRNVEMAITTKNMKSIQYPYMPEEGMLDENELKIHQSSHARYFEDFLKYVEYGQSMPEIVKNQVMDIVKGHMEEAYEPESEELEELESAMEVWSASEKRDIQERFNTEQVMEAAAQIVEHTPDLELKMKLDSVAVKGLLSDFGETVHMAKVGHKYVLVVEADSVVFEKGFSPVEFLKPDDLEQVIDRIRKKQG, via the coding sequence ATGGATTTTCAAATAAATTTTTTATCGTTCTATGTCGTCAATGTAGAAGGAAAAGGTGAAAACGCCGATAAGCGCTTCAAGCATTTTCAGACACTGAACGAGCAGGAATATGAGAACGGTCCGCTTAGGGAATTCCTTGATGGAGAGCTTGCCAAAATCGTGAAACGCAAAGTGACGAGGCATCCGAAAACGGAAGAAGTCCCGACAAAAATCGGTTATTTCATTGTGGAGGAGGGGCATGACCTGACTTCCAATCCGAACTTCAACCTTTTTCATCGAGTGCGGTACGCCGAAGACAAGGACGTCTTCCAGACGGAGTGTGAAAAGTTTGCTGCTGCCTATGTCGATACAAGTGCGGTTCGCGGAGGTGTTTTTTTAGTCGCTCAGGCTAAAATGCGAAAGTATTTTGATGAACCATTCGTATTCATTTTAAAATGTGATTTTGAACCAAAGGTAGCATCGATTTCGGATGAATCCACATTGATCAGGAATGTAGAAATGGCCATCACGACCAAGAACATGAAATCGATTCAATACCCATATATGCCAGAAGAGGGGATGCTGGATGAGAATGAATTAAAAATCCATCAATCCTCCCATGCAAGATACTTTGAAGATTTCCTGAAGTATGTGGAATATGGCCAGTCGATGCCGGAAATCGTGAAAAATCAAGTCATGGATATCGTGAAAGGGCATATGGAAGAGGCTTATGAGCCTGAGAGCGAAGAGCTGGAAGAATTGGAATCGGCGATGGAAGTCTGGTCGGCAAGTGAGAAGAGGGATATCCAGGAACGGTTCAACACGGAACAGGTCATGGAGGCTGCCGCCCAAATCGTTGAGCACACACCTGATTTGGAGCTGAAGATGAAACTTGATTCTGTTGCGGTCAAAGGGCTGCTTTCTGATTTTGGAGAAACGGTGCATATGGCGAAGGTCGGCCATAAATACGTTTTGGTCGTCGAAGCCGACTCGGTCGTATTTGAAAAAGGTTTTTCGCCGGTCGAGTTCCTGAAGCCAGATGATCTCGAACAGGTCATTGACAGGATACGAAAGAAGCAGGGATGA